In Mus musculus strain C57BL/6J chromosome 9, GRCm38.p6 C57BL/6J, one genomic interval encodes:
- the Msantd2 gene encoding myb/SANT-like DNA-binding domain-containing protein 2 isoform X4, whose amino-acid sequence MPPPFSARSLGAPGPSFSSRERSGRHQLAGGERRRFAGCLGQPDTSSGPSDRGEPLSPEPGPRAAPETPVAGCRGASLPGGAAAAAWKMAAPCGSELPANSPLKIPKMEVLSPASPGDLSDGNPSLSDPSTPRGASPLGPGSAAGSGAAASGGLGLGLGGRGAASSSVSFSPGGGSGGAAAAAAAACRGMSWTPAETNALIAVWGNERLVEARYQQLEGAGTVFGSKAPGPAMYERVSRALAELGYERTPSQCRERIKLVRCPDLNAVLQLWPHRC is encoded by the coding sequence ATGCCCCCACCCTTCTCTGCTCGGAGCTTGGGTGCGCCGGGTCCCAGCTTCTCCTCCCGGGAGAGGAGCGGCCGGCACCAGCTGGCTGGAGGGGAAAGGCGAAGATTTGCGGGCTGCTTGGGCCAGCCAGACACATCCTCCGGGCCCTCTGACCGCGGCGAGCCACTCAGCCCCGAGCCAGGCCCCAGGGCAGCCCCGGAGACCCCGGTGGCCGGATGCAGGGGTGCGTCACTTCCGGGCGGTGCAGCGGCGGCGGCTTGGAAGATGGCTGCGCCCTGTGGCTCGGAGCTGCCCGCCAACTCGCCGCTCAAAATTCCGAAGATGGAGGTGCTTTCCCCGGCGTCTCCCGGCGACCTGAGCGACGGGAACCCATCGCTGTCCGACCCTTCCACGCCTCGGGGAGCCTCCCCTCTCGGGCCCGGCAGCGCGGCGGGCTCGGGGGCCGCGGCGTCCGGGGGTCtcgggctggggctggggggccGCGGCGCTGCCTCGTCCTCGGTCTCCTTCTCGCCCGGCGGCGGCAGTGGCGGGGCTGCGGCGGCCGCTGCCGCCGCCTGCCGGGGTATGTCGTGGACGCCGGCAGAGACGAACGCGCTCATCGCTGTATGGGGCAACGAGCGGCTGGTGGAGGCGCGGTACCAGCAGCTGGAGGGAGCCGGCACGGTATTCGGCAGCAAGGCCCCTGGGCCGGCCATGTACGAGCGCGTGTCCCGGGCCCTGGCCGAGCTGGGCTACGAGCGGACCCCGTCCCAGTGCCGGGAGCGCATCAAG